A section of the Schistosoma haematobium chromosome ZW, whole genome shotgun sequence genome encodes:
- the MAP3K7_1 gene encoding Mitogen-activated protein kinase kinase kinase 7 (EggNog:ENOG410VAIK~COG:T), whose protein sequence is MTNNSCRKSLISVNNELVRKILEDKFTLATTSFSNVYLGVWEGKNVVVKLFHEKHKPLAQKELSLIAQLEHENIIHLIGAGPSLPLDCSFLILEYANCHSLQNGKFQCWYHSTFSPFHHYIRNNQGTKQISSLLTLNF, encoded by the exons ATGACCAACAATTCTTGTCGTAAATCACTTATTAGCGTAAATAACGAACTTGTGAGAAAAATTCTTGAAGATAAG TTTACTTTGGCAACCACTTCATTCTCCAATGTTTATCTTggagtttgggagggaaagaACGTTGTAGTTAAATTATTTCATGAGAAGCACAAGCCTCTAGCCCAAAAAGAATTATCACTTATTGCTCAACTTGAACATGAAAATATCATACATTTGATTGGTGCCGGACCTTCACTTCCATTGGATTGTTCTTTCTTGATCCTCGAGTATGCCAATTGTCATTCATTACAAAACGGTAAATTTCAGTGTTGGTATCACTCGACTTTTTCACCTTTTCATCATTATATTAGAAATAATCAAGGAACAAAACAGATTAGTTCCCTCTTAACCCTCAATTTTTAG